A portion of the Thunnus maccoyii chromosome 20, fThuMac1.1, whole genome shotgun sequence genome contains these proteins:
- the LOC121887174 gene encoding epidermal growth factor receptor kinase substrate 8-like protein 1 isoform X1 produces MTNISRYLVNHLLTFSLQDGDVHSVEEAQSRFSMLAQNKKLWIQQMFLDVGAQAVHLRDTQSQDELEYYSFKSIYRCDAINTEKLFPSLLLLVCQGADQKKPDIHFFSCETVKAEKICDVIARAVSGSSTNRSKKLPDAVRLPQSGGEMIDPYEIPNPPIPHAPNPPPANPPPYPGPRANGVNGGPDVSFLRAEREVGILNHCFDDIENFMAKLQQTAEAATVLSQRKKKKKKSKKQSAEEDLLTAKARPPPEEEFIDIFQKFKYCFSLLARLKSTISNPSSEELVHHVFKPLDMMVKTTGGPGLGASVISPALTSSAVSLLQDNLNEEERQLWTSLGHNWTLPRSQLRGPVPPYTPVFSDGWKPEALRADGQVWEDPVESQHKHEALRVKQEQQQPPQPSGPPDTHVINETDGSTLPPEPERLYSCSYPFIARNSSELSVQQGETLEVIESSKRWWKCRNRFNQIGFVPFNILEPMAHIDSPVTNKPPSAPAPPPLAKTFSAVPPSPPAAPPQTPSPQRPRSLPPYSQHIPAAEDTDKVMLVNDELLQRLTNGKAHLNKPLVIPRSSDTSVPLNYTSPPEEVAEWLRGKGFSEPTVSCLGVLTGPQLFSLNKEELRAVIPDEGARVYSQLTVQKSMLEDARRATELEAVMEKQKMKVDLKLESSTL; encoded by the exons ATGACAAACATCTCACGATATCTTGTTAAC CACCTGCTGACATTCTCGCTCCAGGATGGCGATGTGCATAGCGTTGAGGAAGCCCAGTCGCGCTTCTCTATGCTGGCTCAGAACAAAAAGCTGTGGATTCAACAGATGTTCCTGGATGTTGGAGCGCAGGCCGTTCATCTCCGGGACACACAGAGCCAG GATGAGCTAGAGTACTACTCTTTCAAATCCATCTACCGCTGCGACGCCatcaacacagaaaaactctTCCCATCCCTGCTTCTGCTAGTCTGCCAAGGCGCCGACCAGAAGAAGCCGGACATTCACTTCTTCAGCTGTGAGACCGTGAAG GCGGAGAAAATTTGTGACGTCATCGCACGCGCGGTTTCAGGTTCCTCCACCAACAGGAGTAAGAAGCTTCCTGATGCCGTCAG GCTTCCTCAGAGCGGGGGAGAGATGATCGATCCCTACGAAATACCAAACCCCCCCATCCCACATGCTCCAAATCCCCCACCAGCCAACCCTCCACCTTACCCTGGACCCAGAG CCAACGGCGTGAACGGCGGACCCGACGTCTCTTTCCTGCGAGCGGAGAGAGAAGTG GGGATCCTCAATCACTGTTTTGACGACATTGAGAACTTCATGGCCAAGCTGCAGCAGACGGCAGAGGCTGCAACGGTGCTGAgccagaggaagaagaaaaagaagaaaagcaaaaagcaaagtGCTGAAG AGGATTTACTCACTGCAAAGGCTCGTCCCCCACCAGAGGAGGAATTCATTGATATCTTCCAGAAATTCAAATATTGCTTCAGCCTGCTG gCCCGTCTGAAATCAACCATCTCCAACCCTTCATCAGAGGAGCTGGTTCATCATGTATTCAAACCTCTGGATATG ATGGTGAAAACGACAGGGGGACCAGGTCTCGGAGCCTCGGTGATCAGCCCCGCCCTGACTAGCTCTGCTGTGTCCCTGCTACAAGACAACCTGAATGAGGAGGAGCGGCAGCTGTGGACGTCTCTGGGCCACAACTGGACACTCCCTCG CTCTCAGCTCAGAGGGCCTGTACCTCCGTACACCCCTGTGTTCTCAGATGGCTGGAAGCCAGAAGCCTTGAGGGCAGACGGGCAGGTTTGGGAGGATCCAGTCGagtcacaacacaaacatgaagCCCTCCGAGTAAAACAAGAG cagcaacagccaccACAGCCATCCGGGCCTCCCGACACCCACGTCATCAATGAAAC AGACGGCAGCACACTCCCACCAGAGCCCGAGAGACTCTACAGCTGCAGCTACCCCTTCATCGCCAGGAACAGCAGCGAGCTTTCAGTGCAGCAGGGCGAGACGCTAGAG gtgaTTGAATCATCCAAGCGCTGGTGGAAATGTCGTAATCGGTTCAACCAGATCGGCTTTGTTCCCTTCAACATCCTGGAACCCATGGCTCACATAGACAGCCCTGTCACCAACAAACCCCCCAGC GCTCCAGCCCCGCCTCCCCTCGCCAAGACTTTCTCTGCAGTCCCACCCAGCcctcctgctgctccacccCAGACCCCGTCACCCCAGCGCCCACGCAGCTTACCGCCGTACAGCCAACATATACCAGCTGCAGAGGACACAGATAAAG TCATGTTGGTGAATGACGAGCTGCTCCAGAGGCTGACCAATGGAAAGGCCCATCTGAACAAACCCCTGGTCATCCCTCGTTCCTCGGACACCTCCGTTCCTCTGAACTACACCTCCCCTCCAGAGGAAGTAGCCGAGTGGCTCAGAGGGAAGGGCTTCAGTGAACC GACGGTGTCATGTTTGGGAGTGCTGACAGGCCCCCAGCTCTTCTCCCTCAACAAGGAAGAGCTACGAGCTGTGATTCCAGATGAGGGCGCCAGAGTGTACAGCCAGCTCACTGTGCAGAAATCTATGCTAGAG GATGCCAGAAGGGCCACAGAGTTGGAGGCAGTCatggaaaagcagaaaatgaaggTTGATCTGAAACTGGAGAGCAGCACATTGTGA
- the LOC121887174 gene encoding epidermal growth factor receptor kinase substrate 8-like protein 1 isoform X2: MLAQNKKLWIQQMFLDVGAQAVHLRDTQSQDELEYYSFKSIYRCDAINTEKLFPSLLLLVCQGADQKKPDIHFFSCETVKAEKICDVIARAVSGSSTNRSKKLPDAVRLPQSGGEMIDPYEIPNPPIPHAPNPPPANPPPYPGPRANGVNGGPDVSFLRAEREVGILNHCFDDIENFMAKLQQTAEAATVLSQRKKKKKKSKKQSAEEDLLTAKARPPPEEEFIDIFQKFKYCFSLLARLKSTISNPSSEELVHHVFKPLDMMVKTTGGPGLGASVISPALTSSAVSLLQDNLNEEERQLWTSLGHNWTLPRSQLRGPVPPYTPVFSDGWKPEALRADGQVWEDPVESQHKHEALRVKQEQQQPPQPSGPPDTHVINETDGSTLPPEPERLYSCSYPFIARNSSELSVQQGETLEVIESSKRWWKCRNRFNQIGFVPFNILEPMAHIDSPVTNKPPSAPAPPPLAKTFSAVPPSPPAAPPQTPSPQRPRSLPPYSQHIPAAEDTDKVMLVNDELLQRLTNGKAHLNKPLVIPRSSDTSVPLNYTSPPEEVAEWLRGKGFSEPTVSCLGVLTGPQLFSLNKEELRAVIPDEGARVYSQLTVQKSMLEDARRATELEAVMEKQKMKVDLKLESSTL; the protein is encoded by the exons ATGCTGGCTCAGAACAAAAAGCTGTGGATTCAACAGATGTTCCTGGATGTTGGAGCGCAGGCCGTTCATCTCCGGGACACACAGAGCCAG GATGAGCTAGAGTACTACTCTTTCAAATCCATCTACCGCTGCGACGCCatcaacacagaaaaactctTCCCATCCCTGCTTCTGCTAGTCTGCCAAGGCGCCGACCAGAAGAAGCCGGACATTCACTTCTTCAGCTGTGAGACCGTGAAG GCGGAGAAAATTTGTGACGTCATCGCACGCGCGGTTTCAGGTTCCTCCACCAACAGGAGTAAGAAGCTTCCTGATGCCGTCAG GCTTCCTCAGAGCGGGGGAGAGATGATCGATCCCTACGAAATACCAAACCCCCCCATCCCACATGCTCCAAATCCCCCACCAGCCAACCCTCCACCTTACCCTGGACCCAGAG CCAACGGCGTGAACGGCGGACCCGACGTCTCTTTCCTGCGAGCGGAGAGAGAAGTG GGGATCCTCAATCACTGTTTTGACGACATTGAGAACTTCATGGCCAAGCTGCAGCAGACGGCAGAGGCTGCAACGGTGCTGAgccagaggaagaagaaaaagaagaaaagcaaaaagcaaagtGCTGAAG AGGATTTACTCACTGCAAAGGCTCGTCCCCCACCAGAGGAGGAATTCATTGATATCTTCCAGAAATTCAAATATTGCTTCAGCCTGCTG gCCCGTCTGAAATCAACCATCTCCAACCCTTCATCAGAGGAGCTGGTTCATCATGTATTCAAACCTCTGGATATG ATGGTGAAAACGACAGGGGGACCAGGTCTCGGAGCCTCGGTGATCAGCCCCGCCCTGACTAGCTCTGCTGTGTCCCTGCTACAAGACAACCTGAATGAGGAGGAGCGGCAGCTGTGGACGTCTCTGGGCCACAACTGGACACTCCCTCG CTCTCAGCTCAGAGGGCCTGTACCTCCGTACACCCCTGTGTTCTCAGATGGCTGGAAGCCAGAAGCCTTGAGGGCAGACGGGCAGGTTTGGGAGGATCCAGTCGagtcacaacacaaacatgaagCCCTCCGAGTAAAACAAGAG cagcaacagccaccACAGCCATCCGGGCCTCCCGACACCCACGTCATCAATGAAAC AGACGGCAGCACACTCCCACCAGAGCCCGAGAGACTCTACAGCTGCAGCTACCCCTTCATCGCCAGGAACAGCAGCGAGCTTTCAGTGCAGCAGGGCGAGACGCTAGAG gtgaTTGAATCATCCAAGCGCTGGTGGAAATGTCGTAATCGGTTCAACCAGATCGGCTTTGTTCCCTTCAACATCCTGGAACCCATGGCTCACATAGACAGCCCTGTCACCAACAAACCCCCCAGC GCTCCAGCCCCGCCTCCCCTCGCCAAGACTTTCTCTGCAGTCCCACCCAGCcctcctgctgctccacccCAGACCCCGTCACCCCAGCGCCCACGCAGCTTACCGCCGTACAGCCAACATATACCAGCTGCAGAGGACACAGATAAAG TCATGTTGGTGAATGACGAGCTGCTCCAGAGGCTGACCAATGGAAAGGCCCATCTGAACAAACCCCTGGTCATCCCTCGTTCCTCGGACACCTCCGTTCCTCTGAACTACACCTCCCCTCCAGAGGAAGTAGCCGAGTGGCTCAGAGGGAAGGGCTTCAGTGAACC GACGGTGTCATGTTTGGGAGTGCTGACAGGCCCCCAGCTCTTCTCCCTCAACAAGGAAGAGCTACGAGCTGTGATTCCAGATGAGGGCGCCAGAGTGTACAGCCAGCTCACTGTGCAGAAATCTATGCTAGAG GATGCCAGAAGGGCCACAGAGTTGGAGGCAGTCatggaaaagcagaaaatgaaggTTGATCTGAAACTGGAGAGCAGCACATTGTGA
- the LOC121887174 gene encoding epidermal growth factor receptor kinase substrate 8-like protein 1 isoform X3 has translation MWLPQSGGEMIDPYEIPNPPIPHAPNPPPANPPPYPGPRANGVNGGPDVSFLRAEREVGILNHCFDDIENFMAKLQQTAEAATVLSQRKKKKKKSKKQSAEEDLLTAKARPPPEEEFIDIFQKFKYCFSLLARLKSTISNPSSEELVHHVFKPLDMMVKTTGGPGLGASVISPALTSSAVSLLQDNLNEEERQLWTSLGHNWTLPRSQLRGPVPPYTPVFSDGWKPEALRADGQVWEDPVESQHKHEALRVKQEQQQPPQPSGPPDTHVINETDGSTLPPEPERLYSCSYPFIARNSSELSVQQGETLEVIESSKRWWKCRNRFNQIGFVPFNILEPMAHIDSPVTNKPPSAPAPPPLAKTFSAVPPSPPAAPPQTPSPQRPRSLPPYSQHIPAAEDTDKVMLVNDELLQRLTNGKAHLNKPLVIPRSSDTSVPLNYTSPPEEVAEWLRGKGFSEPTVSCLGVLTGPQLFSLNKEELRAVIPDEGARVYSQLTVQKSMLEDARRATELEAVMEKQKMKVDLKLESSTL, from the exons ATGTG GCTTCCTCAGAGCGGGGGAGAGATGATCGATCCCTACGAAATACCAAACCCCCCCATCCCACATGCTCCAAATCCCCCACCAGCCAACCCTCCACCTTACCCTGGACCCAGAG CCAACGGCGTGAACGGCGGACCCGACGTCTCTTTCCTGCGAGCGGAGAGAGAAGTG GGGATCCTCAATCACTGTTTTGACGACATTGAGAACTTCATGGCCAAGCTGCAGCAGACGGCAGAGGCTGCAACGGTGCTGAgccagaggaagaagaaaaagaagaaaagcaaaaagcaaagtGCTGAAG AGGATTTACTCACTGCAAAGGCTCGTCCCCCACCAGAGGAGGAATTCATTGATATCTTCCAGAAATTCAAATATTGCTTCAGCCTGCTG gCCCGTCTGAAATCAACCATCTCCAACCCTTCATCAGAGGAGCTGGTTCATCATGTATTCAAACCTCTGGATATG ATGGTGAAAACGACAGGGGGACCAGGTCTCGGAGCCTCGGTGATCAGCCCCGCCCTGACTAGCTCTGCTGTGTCCCTGCTACAAGACAACCTGAATGAGGAGGAGCGGCAGCTGTGGACGTCTCTGGGCCACAACTGGACACTCCCTCG CTCTCAGCTCAGAGGGCCTGTACCTCCGTACACCCCTGTGTTCTCAGATGGCTGGAAGCCAGAAGCCTTGAGGGCAGACGGGCAGGTTTGGGAGGATCCAGTCGagtcacaacacaaacatgaagCCCTCCGAGTAAAACAAGAG cagcaacagccaccACAGCCATCCGGGCCTCCCGACACCCACGTCATCAATGAAAC AGACGGCAGCACACTCCCACCAGAGCCCGAGAGACTCTACAGCTGCAGCTACCCCTTCATCGCCAGGAACAGCAGCGAGCTTTCAGTGCAGCAGGGCGAGACGCTAGAG gtgaTTGAATCATCCAAGCGCTGGTGGAAATGTCGTAATCGGTTCAACCAGATCGGCTTTGTTCCCTTCAACATCCTGGAACCCATGGCTCACATAGACAGCCCTGTCACCAACAAACCCCCCAGC GCTCCAGCCCCGCCTCCCCTCGCCAAGACTTTCTCTGCAGTCCCACCCAGCcctcctgctgctccacccCAGACCCCGTCACCCCAGCGCCCACGCAGCTTACCGCCGTACAGCCAACATATACCAGCTGCAGAGGACACAGATAAAG TCATGTTGGTGAATGACGAGCTGCTCCAGAGGCTGACCAATGGAAAGGCCCATCTGAACAAACCCCTGGTCATCCCTCGTTCCTCGGACACCTCCGTTCCTCTGAACTACACCTCCCCTCCAGAGGAAGTAGCCGAGTGGCTCAGAGGGAAGGGCTTCAGTGAACC GACGGTGTCATGTTTGGGAGTGCTGACAGGCCCCCAGCTCTTCTCCCTCAACAAGGAAGAGCTACGAGCTGTGATTCCAGATGAGGGCGCCAGAGTGTACAGCCAGCTCACTGTGCAGAAATCTATGCTAGAG GATGCCAGAAGGGCCACAGAGTTGGAGGCAGTCatggaaaagcagaaaatgaaggTTGATCTGAAACTGGAGAGCAGCACATTGTGA